The genomic window aaatatatacaagtatactgGGTCATAGGTTcgtaatgttttgttttgttttctttttttacttcccaTCTTCTGCGATGTTAAATCACATCTCATAAGCGATAATTAATCTgttttaatagtattaatattcctttcgttttttttcctttctttaatatattcttcattccttccaatcatcatttttttctttccttttctttccgtgCTTCCACTTAGCATATTTccaatttctgaaaaaaaaaataataataaataacaacctTCATCAAAGACCACGAGTGAATATCAAAAACAGACCCATACCCACGACAGACGCACTTAATTTTGGAAATAAGTAAGCAAAAAGTGGCACATTGTATCTCGTGCATTTTAACCACTCCTCGGCAGATCTGCGAACGACTCCGGGACGACAAGACGTGCAAGATCGTGCACGACCCGTCGATGAACGAGCCTTATTTCTACTGCAGCAGCGACAAGATTTGGTGTGGCTTTGATGACCAAGATTCTGTGTACCTCAaggtaagatgatgatgataatagtaacaatgataatcatcattattattattattattttcattatcattactattagtagcagtagtttacaaaccaatgatgatgataattaaaaaaatattataataatgatgataatgaaaatgataataatgataatattgaaaatcaaaataatgatgataatgaaaatatttataacgataataatgaaaatatttataacgataataatgaaaatattcttaacgataataattaaaataatgatattgataataatgaaaataatactgataacaataaaatcgATAACGACATTAACATTGATATagagataacaatcataatcatagtcatattAACGAGGACAGAATTATAACACCAACGACATATATCGAAATGGACAAACACAAGAACACTGGAAGTCGCACTCTTttctatcataaatattactaataataattataacaataataataataataatgataataataataataataatgatgataataataataatgataataataatgctgaggaggaggaaaataatgatgatgaggatgataatgataatgacaattatgatcatgataataatgataatgatggggaggaggataataataatgataattatgacaatcacagtaatgataatgatgatgacgatgaggataatgataataataatataacaacaataacaatacattcACATTATCTTTACTCTCCCTCCACGTCAGGCCCGCTACGCAAAGAACATGGGCCTGGCTGGCGTCATGGCGTGGACGATCGACACAGACGACTTTCGACCTAATTGCTACCACGAAAAGTTCCATCTCCTCAACTCCATTAAACGTGCTTTTGCTTTAGCACCTGGTAACGATACTGTGGTAAGTAGCCTACTGTGTCAGCATGTAGGTTTATGTGTCTATCTAGGCGCGTGTGTGACGGCGGATGTTTTGttggtgtgtacgtatgtttactCATGTGCGTATATAGATGGCGTGGTAGGCGCTAATAATGATACAGAGTTGCGTAAGCTTTGGGTCTCTTTTTCAGGTCTGTGGTAACTACTTTACGACTAGCACACCCGAACCCACCACAACCACGCCCGAACCCACCACAACCACGCCCGaacccaccacaaccacacccgaacccaccacaaccacacccgaacccaccacaaccacacccgaacccaccacaaccacacccgaacccaccacaaccacacccgAACCCACACCAACCACACCACAACCCACAACGACACCTACAACCACAGCTTATTACACAGTCTCAACACTACCGCCCGTATCTACAACCCGGAACCCAGCGCTGAGACCAGACTGCACGAACCACGTTGACGGCACGACCTTTGTACATGAGGATTGTAATAAGGTTTGGATTAGAGAATATTACGTATGATAGTGTGCATTCCTCCTCGGGAATTACATAAACTTTGTTCATTtctataaaataaagaaataaataaaagcgatcgtgcaaaattatgataaaaggatGGTAAAGGTAcagagtatgtttgtatgttcacAAATAGGTGATGAGCGCcttgatatgtttttttattattattattatgtacgtGGCTGACAACACTGGGTGTGCACCAgcggttgttgtttttctttcttcttcttcttttgactgtattgtgtgtgtttttgactgcattgtgtgtatgtgtgtgtgtttgactattcttttgtgcgtgtgtgtttttgacttgtgtgggtgggtgtttttttttttttttttttttttactattcttttttatgtgtgtttttgactgttttgtgtgcgtgtgtgtttgtattttttgtatgtgtttttgactgtattgtgtgtgttttttttttactattcttttttgtgtgtttttgactgtattgtgtgtgtatttttgacttttcttttttgtgtgttttttactgTATTGTGTGTTATCGTCTaactgtattttttgtgtgtttttgactgtattgtgtgtgcgtgttctttttttttttacttaattgagtgtgtgtgtgttttagaccattcttttttgtgtgtattttttgacagtattgtgtgtgtgtgtgtgtgtgtgtttgactattctttttgtgagtgtgtttttgacTGTATTCTTTGGCTAACAGTTCTGGGTGTGTATCAATGGTTACGGAGTCCTGGAGATGTGCGCCCCAGGAACCCTCTTCGACCCCAGTCTGAGCGCTTGCAACTGGGAAGAGGCGGTCGACACGTCCTCTTGCAGCCTGTGGGTCTGCGAGGTTGATAACGTCTACTACCCACACGAGGATTGCGATAAGGTATTTTGTTTGACTttggtgggttttttttttctctctctctctatttctcaatttctctttccctttccctctctctctcattctctccctctctatctatctatctaactctctctccgtcccgccctctctctctctatatctatctatctatctatctatctatctcctctctctctctctctctctctctctctctctctctctctctctctctctctctctctctctctctctctctctctctctctctctctctctctggccttcttcttctccttggtggggggataatagcaatattcataGTTGTCTTCAAACGATGACTTTTTATCTGTAACACCAGATTGCTATAGGTAATAAGCATCGTCATCACTATACTTGAATTGCTTTCACTTCAGCAACCAGTATTATAATAACGACAGTGgcaatagtaatgctgataataatgatagtgatatattgataataaaaaatgccaTTAACATCATGAAGCAATGATTCTACTCCTTTTTATCTGCAGTATTATCGGTGCTACAACGGAGAACCGCACGTTGAGGTGTGTCCGAACAACCTCTTCTGGAACCAGTTCATCCTCCAGTGTGATAAACCAGTTAATGTGGATACTTCTGGGTGTAATATTCCCtaagctgtttgtttgtttttgaaattctatttttccttttttttaagatctTCTGTGATATCAGAAGGTTGGGAACGGTGCGTTTCCTCGCAGTCTCTcagttgtgtattttatttcactttttcttttttaagaacgGAATAAAATACTTTCTTCAAAGTTATGCTTTGGCTTTCTTCATCCGtttccattttctgtttgtttttccatTCCTATCATGTGCTATTAATAGATGTTCTGTGCATTTCTGTGGCAGTTTTATACCTGAattcaataaaatgataatacacaCTATGTATTTTTGTCTAAAGGAAATGTGATGCTAGACACTGTATACCTCTAAATAAAATTGATATATTCTAGGAAACGATGACGATATAGGTCTCTTTGCAAAACAGTTTTAGTTTAATACATATGAACATTTCCATTGCCAAGATAAGATGAATGTACATCGCGAATTAAGGAAGGAGAGCTCCCTGAAATCTGCAGACAGTTACATAGCTTGTTAACCTGACATCGAACACACATGTACCTGTAATCCGAGTTCATAGAGCTAAATATTcgaaaaatagatgataaaaagctACACCTGTCGCATTCCCACTGTGACTATGCTTACGAAACCCCAGTAGAGCCTTTGAATTGGGAAGAAAGGTTTTTTaccaatttaatttttttatcttttatttattttatttttcatttatctattttttttacttaacgCAACATGATTTATGTAACggttgtgtaaaaaaaatatatatgatcagACAAGACTCGGTAAATTATTTTTGAAGTAAATATtctaatattaagaataatacagTAAAATTCATTGATATCGCCACATTACCAAATTAAAAAAGCACGGCAACTTCAAAGAAGgaattaatatattataaaaatgtatacatccaCAAACGCAtagaagcatacatacatacatatacacatagatacctGCAAGCATAAACATATATTCTACAAATACGTGCGCAGATGCTGAAGTTCCTACACTTGTCTTCTTCACATCAAACTTCGCCTTTTAGtccaaataagacaaagaaagtacccctggcctcccccccctcccccccgttgcAATTGAGCCCCAATGCAGGGTCTCACTGCGCTCTCTGTGTcgctgttaacaataatgatagggatgaagatttgttaacaataatgagagggatgatgatttgttaacaataatgatagggatgatgatttgtcaacaataatgatagggatgatgatttgtgaacaataatgatagggatgatgatttgccaacaataatgatagggatgatgatttgtgaacaataatgatagggatgatgatttgttaacaataatgatagggatgatgatttgttaacaataatgatagggatgataatttgttaacaataattaatagggatgatgatttgtcaacaataatgatagggatgatgatttgttaacaataatgatagggatgatgatttgttaacaataatgatagggatgatgatttgtcaacaataatgatagggatgatgatttgtgaacaataatgatagggatgatgatttgttaacaataatgatagggatgatgatttgtgaacaataatgatagggatgatgatttgttaacaataatgatagggatgatgatttgttaacaataatgatagggatgatgatttgtgaacaataatgatagggatgatgatttgttaacaataatgatagggatgatgatttgtgaacaataatgatagggatgatgatttgttaacaataatgatagggatgatgatttgtgaacaataatgatagggatgatgatttgtcaacaataatgatagggatgatgatttgtgaacaataatgagagggatgatgatttgttaacaataatgatagggatgatgatttgttaacaataatgatagggatgatgatttgttagcaataatgatagggatgatgatttgttaacaataatgatagggatgatgatttgtcaacaataatgatagggatgatgatttgccaacaataatgatagggatgatgatttgtgaacaataatgatagggatgatgatttgtcaacaataatgatagggatgatgatttgttaacaataatgatagggatgatgatttgtgaacaataatgagagggatgatgatttgttaacaataatgatagggatgatgatttgttagcaataatgatagggatgatgatttgttaacaataatgatagggatgatgatttgtcaacaataatgatagggatgatgatttgttaacaataatgatagggatgatgatttgttaacaataatgatagggatgatgatttgtcaacaataatgatagggatgatgatttgttaacaataatgatagggatgatgatttgtgaacaataatgatagggatgatgatttgttaacaataatgatagggatgatgatttgttaacaataatgatagggatgatgatttgttagcaataatgatagggatgatgatttgtcaacaataatgatagggatgatgatttgttaacaataatgatagggatgatgatttgttaacaataatgatagggatgatgatttgttaacaataatgatagggatgatgatttgttaacaataatgatagggatgatgatttgtgaacaataatgatagggatgatgatttgttaacaataatgatagggatgatgatttgttaacaataatgatagggatgatgatttgtcaacaataatgatagggatgatgatttgttaacaataatgatagggatgatgatttgtgaacaataatgatagggatgatgatttgttaacaataatgatagggatgat from Penaeus vannamei isolate JL-2024 chromosome 5, ASM4276789v1, whole genome shotgun sequence includes these protein-coding regions:
- the LOC113817258 gene encoding chitinase-3-like protein 1, with protein sequence MRLLVLLALFAVGVQPFENVICYFGSWSVWRPGDGKFDVEDIDPFLCTHVIFGFAGLSNHTWEIEVLDPWNELCPDESEGGNNCAYNRFTDLKKINPNLKTILAVGGWNEGSEDYSNMVMDPEKRKTFIESSVELVRRHNFDGLDVDWEYPAARGGVPEDKENFVILLKEFRARFDTFSPPLLLSGALSPGKPTIDDGYDVPGISEYLDMVHVMGYDYHGTWENFTHHNAPMCGHHLDEGYLQDFNVEFTVEYYLSLGLPKEKMVLGIPLYGRCFTLDDIEENGFYAPAHKPGPAGPYIRIPGTLGANEICERLRDDKTCKIVHDPSMNEPYFYCSSDKIWCGFDDQDSVYLKARYAKNMGLAGVMAWTIDTDDFRPNCYHEKFHLLNSIKRAFALAPGNDTVVCGNYFTTSTPEPTTTTPEPTTTTPEPTTTTPEPTTTTPEPTTTTPEPTTTTPEPTTTTPEPTPTTPQPTTTPTTTAYYTVSTLPPVSTTRNPALRPDCTNHVDGTTFVHEDCNKFWVCINGYGVLEMCAPGTLFDPSLSACNWEEAVDTSSCSLWVCEVDNVYYPHEDCDKYYRCYNGEPHVEVCPNNLFWNQFILQCDKPVNVDTSGCNIP